The Arachis hypogaea cultivar Tifrunner chromosome 16, arahy.Tifrunner.gnm2.J5K5, whole genome shotgun sequence genome contains a region encoding:
- the LOC112757735 gene encoding uncharacterized protein, with amino-acid sequence MSSESVQNNFEESVDKPLWKFVTKKDKIEGGGNLEFQCKFCKVLFSGSYTRVRAHLLKISGKGIRFCAKVTSTKLEELKKLDSESTLLHESKKAKSIPLPPLSNASEIDSRKRRATGPLEKTFNMNARETLDLHIARMFFSSGLPFHLAKNPYFVKAFSYAANNYIDGYIPPEYNKLRTTLLEKEKQHVERMLEPTKNSWSGKGASIVSDGWSDPQRRPLLNFMAITESGPMFLKAVDCSDEIRDKDYVAKQIRDVIREVGLSNVVQIVTDNAPVCKAAGLLIEAEFPSVFWTPCVVHTLNLALKDICTAKNTEKNNFVYQECSWITQIADDVSFIKNFIINHHMRLSIFNEFNTLKLLNVAPTRFASTIVMLKRFRLLK; translated from the coding sequence ATGAGTTCAGAGAGTGTTCAAAACAATTTTGAAGAAAGTGTTGATAAGCCTTTATGGAAATTTGtaacaaagaaagataaaattgaaGGGGGCGGAAATCTTGAATTTCAATGTAAATTTTGTAAAGTTTTATTCAGTGGTTCTTATACTAGAGTAAGAGCACATTTATTGAAGATTTCAGGAAAAGGAATTAGATTTTGTGCAAAAGTTACATCAACAAAGCTTGAAGAACTTAAGAAACTTGATAGTGAAAGTACATTGTTGCATGAAAGTAAAAAGGCTAAGTCAATTCCTCTTCCACCCTTATCTAATGCAAGTGAAATtgattcaagaaaaagaagagctACTGGACCTTTAGAGAAAACTTTTAATATGAATGCAAGGGAGACTCTAGATTTACATATTGCTAGAATGTTTTTTTCATCTGGATTACCTTTTCATCTAGCAAAAAATCCGTATTTTGTCAAAGCTTTTTCTTATGCTGCCAATAATTATATTGATGGTTATATTCCTCCTGAATATAATAAATTGAGGACAACTTTGCTTGAGAAAGAGAAGCAACATGTGGAGAGAATGTTAGAACCTACTAAGAATTCATGGAGTGGAAAGGGAGCGAGCATTGTAAGTGATGGATGGAGTGATCCCCAAAGAAGGCCTCTTCTTAATTTTATGGCTATAACTGAAAGTGGGCCTATGTTTTTGAAAGCTGTAGATTGTTCAGATGAGATCAGAGACAAGGATTATGTTGCAAAGCAAATAAGAGATGTCATAAGAGAAGTCGGTCTCTCAAATGTAGTGCAGATTGTGACTGATAATGCGCCGGTTTGTAAAGCGGCTGGTTTATTGATTGAAGCTGAATTTCCATCTGTTTTTTGGACTCCTTGTGTTGTTCATACTCTCAACCTTGCTTTAAAGGACATTTGTACAGCTAAGAATACAGAGAAGAATAATTTTGTTTATCAAGAATGCTCATGGATTACTCAAATTGCTGACGatgtttcttttataaaaaattttattattaatcatcATATGAGGTTATCTATTTTCAATGAATTTAATACATTGAAGTTGCTTAATGTTGCTCCTACTCGATTTGCTTCTACTATTGTGATGCTCAAAAGATTTAGGTTGTTAAAGTAA
- the LOC140180294 gene encoding uncharacterized protein, producing the protein MARVHCKNLVRIYKPSFFFLFETHTMFNNLKNFWDKLGFHCVGIEEAVGHRGGIWFLSSIANASCVVIDQIDQCITVKVSVGHNRPWMAVGDFNEIVAPDESTGAYFSSHRASLLATTLDDCELFDLKVTGRRYTWYRAVQAGRDLAKRLDRAIVNEAWMIMFPEGYSEILSRLHSDHCPILVRCHGSPRVKGSRPFRFQAAWATHPSYKHVISKAWNQEFGGVTERLKMITVTSIQHIPSDSSLSMYKAIPL; encoded by the exons ATGGCCCGTGTGCATTGCAAAAATTTGGTGAGAATATATaaaccatctttcttctttctctttgagacTCATACCATGTTTAATAATTTGAAGAATTTTTGGGATAAGTTAGGTTTTCATTGTGTTGGTATTGAGGAAGCAGTAGGACACAGGGGTGGAATTTGGTTTCTATCTTCTATTGCTAATGCTTCTTGTGTGGTTATTGATCAAATTGACCAATGTATCACAGTAAAAGTGAGTGTGG GCCATAATAGACCATGGATGGccgttggtgattttaatgagattgtgGCACCAGATGAGAGTACAggtgcttatttttcttctcacagAGCTAGTCTATTAGCTACTACTCTAGATGACTGTGAGCTCTTTGATCTTAAAGTGACTGGTAGGAGATATACTTGGTATAGAGCAGTTCAGGCTGGCAGGGACTTGGCTAAAAGGTTGGATAGAGCTATAGTTAATGAGGCGTGGATGATAATGTTTCCTGAGGGTTATTCTGAAATTCTTAGTAGGCTTCattctgatcattgtcctatttTAGTTCGTTGTCATGGTAGCCCCAGAGTGAAAGGTTCACGTCCTTTTAGGTTCCAAGCTGCGTGGGCAACACATCCTTCTTATAAACATGTTATTAGTAAGGCTTGGAATCAAGAGTTTGGAGGTGTTACCGAAAGGCTTAAGATG ATTACTGTAACATCCATCCAGCATATACCAAGCGATTCATCACTTTCAATGTACAAGGCCATACCTCTTTGA
- the LOC112754128 gene encoding uncharacterized protein, producing the protein MQPQITLHYFQNQKQIHQKPTMSIDPRKSNKIREIVRLQQILKKWRRIASNNNNNNNNHDDHRSTAANTGTTTSKSIKFLKRTLSLSERDVAQTANNNTVVPKGYLAICVGEELKRFVIPTVYLGHQAFQILLREAEEEFGFQQTGVLRIPCEVSVFESILKMVEGKNNGRNNNQKEKVSTTTANQECKLSAEEIMSCCSSSSDNQLAYSHHPQSPLCR; encoded by the coding sequence ATGCAACCCCAAATCACTCTTCACTACtttcaaaatcaaaaacaaattcaccaaaaaccaaccatgtccatcgatccaaggAAATCAAACAAGATCAGAGAAATCGTTAGGCTTCAACAGATCCTCAAGAAATGGAGAAGGATAGCaagcaataacaacaacaacaacaacaaccacgaCGACCACCGGAGCACCGCCGCCAACACCGGCACTACTACGAGCAAAAGTATAAAGTTTCTAAAGAGAACGCTTTCGCTATCGGAACGTGACGTGGCGCAGACGGCGAATAACAACACGGTGGTTCCGAAAGGTTACTTAGCCATTTGTGTTGGTGAAGAGCTTAAACGGTTCGTAATTCCAACCGTTTATTTGGGGCACCAAGCCTTCCAGATTCTTCTGAGAGAAGCAGAGGAAGAATTTGGGTTCCAACAAACCGGTGTTCTTAGGATCCCTTGTGAAGTCTCGGTTTTTGAGAGTATATTGAAAATGGTTGAAGGAAAGAATAATGGTAGAAATAATAATCAGAAGGAAAAGGTTTCAACTACTACTGCGAATCAAGAATGCAAGCTTAGTGCTGAAGAGATTATGAGCTGTtgttcttcttcctctgataATCAACTTGCTTATTCTCACCATCCTCAAAGTCCTTTGTGCAGATAG